The Brasilonema sennae CENA114 genome includes a region encoding these proteins:
- a CDS encoding glycosyltransferase, with product MSYKILYYNWDPYFGKPSLGGGVSIYCRSLIDYFSQQSDYEVNFLYSGVDYTFFGKQPYVKQVSNSRHPSVPTFSIVNSPVFSPSHFYFDNPIGNVENPELEKYFQQFLVEHGPFQIIHFHNLEGLTATCLKIAKESGARVVFSLHNYWSVCPQVNLWKLESSPCSNYLEGRACVSCLDTKIHVDLELTLRKLNHLGSLLGQDQQSLPVAVAKKIYRGIYSQIWYQLITRTKSPLNKPLEMSSTDMPRQADLYRYRREEIVSLINRYVDVALSVSERTTAIYKQYGVNPALLTTKYIGSQSAQFQVPPSNPATYTQGQPFKLIYMGPARRDKGFYFLLEELRSLPQEELSSLELVVASRIYDSVELGASIEQKGRLLSLAQSLHRFRFYPGYKYENIPNMLDGIHLGVVPSQWEDNLPQVTFELIACRVPVLCSNRGGAQEFVRHPAFIFDPSKEGDFESKLRTIRENPYLLTEFWQEARPVKTVEQHFHELNEVYQTDIGKSLSLVGASSSGD from the coding sequence ATGTCATACAAAATTCTTTATTACAACTGGGATCCTTACTTTGGAAAACCATCTTTAGGGGGAGGTGTATCAATATACTGCCGGAGTTTGATTGATTATTTTAGTCAACAAAGTGACTATGAAGTGAATTTTCTTTATAGTGGGGTTGACTACACCTTTTTTGGGAAACAACCTTACGTTAAACAGGTTAGTAACAGTCGTCATCCTAGTGTTCCAACCTTCTCAATAGTTAATTCTCCTGTTTTCTCCCCTTCTCACTTTTATTTTGATAACCCTATAGGAAATGTTGAAAATCCTGAGTTAGAAAAATACTTTCAACAGTTTTTAGTAGAACATGGGCCTTTTCAAATTATTCACTTTCATAACTTGGAAGGATTAACTGCTACTTGCCTTAAGATAGCTAAAGAGAGCGGTGCTCGGGTGGTATTTAGCTTGCACAACTATTGGTCGGTTTGCCCTCAAGTTAATTTATGGAAATTAGAAAGTAGCCCATGCTCAAATTATCTTGAAGGAAGAGCTTGTGTTTCCTGCCTAGACACAAAAATACATGTAGATTTAGAACTGACTCTTAGAAAACTAAATCATTTAGGAAGTTTGCTAGGTCAGGATCAGCAATCACTTCCTGTGGCTGTAGCTAAAAAAATTTACAGGGGGATCTACAGCCAAATTTGGTATCAACTGATAACTCGTACAAAATCTCCCTTGAACAAACCTCTTGAGATGAGTAGTACAGATATGCCTCGGCAAGCCGATTTGTACCGCTATCGGCGAGAGGAAATTGTTTCTCTTATAAACCGCTATGTTGATGTTGCGCTATCTGTTTCTGAGCGAACCACTGCCATTTATAAGCAGTATGGAGTGAACCCAGCTCTATTGACGACAAAATATATAGGCAGCCAATCGGCTCAGTTTCAAGTACCACCCAGCAACCCAGCGACGTATACTCAAGGGCAGCCTTTTAAATTAATCTATATGGGACCAGCAAGAAGAGATAAAGGATTCTACTTCTTGTTAGAAGAACTACGTTCTTTACCACAGGAAGAATTAAGTTCGCTTGAGTTGGTTGTAGCAAGCCGAATTTATGATTCGGTCGAGTTGGGAGCGTCAATTGAGCAGAAAGGACGGTTATTATCTCTGGCTCAATCTCTTCACCGTTTCCGTTTCTACCCTGGTTACAAATACGAGAATATTCCCAATATGTTGGATGGAATCCACTTGGGAGTTGTCCCATCACAATGGGAAGATAATCTCCCACAAGTTACTTTTGAACTTATCGCCTGTCGCGTGCCAGTACTTTGCTCAAATCGAGGAGGTGCACAGGAGTTTGTTCGCCATCCAGCTTTCATTTTTGACCCTTCAAAAGAAGGAGACTTCGAGTCCAAACTCCGTACTATTCGAGAGAACCCATACTTACTCACCGAGTTTTGGCAAGAGGCGCGACCAGTCAAAACAGTAGAACAGCATTTTCATGAATTAAACGAAGTTTATCAGACGGACATCGGAAAATCACTTTCTCTTGTTGGTGCGAGTTCTAGTGGTGATTAA